The Chloroflexus aggregans DSM 9485 genome segment GATCATCAATACGCTCGCTCAACAGATAGCCATCAGCTATTGGTGAACTTCAGCTTCTGTCAGATGCGGCGGTGTCGCACCGATCAAGCGCGCAAGTACGCGCATCTGGTCGGCAGTCAGATACGCACTACGCTGTCCACTTGCGGTATAAAAGGTCAGATCACCTCCCGCGCCGAGGATCAACCGGTAATGCCCTACCTCACGGATGCGCTTCTGCACCACGCTAAGCAATTCGCGCAAAACCACCACCTCATCGGCGTTGAGTACTACTGCATCGTACCCACGGATCAGGTGGTGCAAAATCAGCGCCGGCGTCGCATCGGGATGGTACGACACTTCAAACTCACCGATGAGCGTGATCGGCATCCTCTGCCTCCATCCTCACCGTCCGGTCGCGAGTTGCGATCACCACCTGCCAGACACTCTCTTCGGTAAAGGGAACTGGCGGCAAAGCTGCATCACCGAATACGCTCAGCGGACGCAAACCGGCAGCACGCAGCATTGCCGTTAATTCAGGGAAACCGTAGAGCCGAATCTGGTCACCGGGATGAGTGACATCAATTCCGCGACTGGCATCGATATAGCGATAATCAATTTCGAGGGTTGCCCGTCGAGGGTCAAAGCGTGCTTCACGCAACACAAATCCGCTACCGATTGGATACCAACCACTGCGAAAATCGCGCAAGTAGCGCTCAATTTGGTATGGATTGAGACATTGGATCAGGACTTTACCGCCGGGAACCAACGCCCGCGCGATACCGTGTAACACTGCCTGATTCGTCGCATCATCGAAAAAACCGAGACTGCTGTTCATCAGCAGCACAACATCGAACCGCTCGTGATAGGGCAGATCACGCATATCGCCGATAACAAACTCTACGCGTAGCCCTTGCTCGGCAGCAGCAGCGCGCGCATGAGCCAGCACCGACGCCGCGGCATCTAACCCCACCACCGTCCAACCACGGGCCGCCAAGGCCAAGCTGTGGCGTCCACCGCCACATGCCAGATCGAGGATCGTCTCCACACCGCGTAACCCGAGGGCATCGATGAGAAAATCGACCTCACGGCGTGTCAACTCATCGGCATACTGGCGGTAATGGGCGAACTCATAGACTTGAA includes the following:
- a CDS encoding class I SAM-dependent methyltransferase, translated to MAEQASRDWWEELLQVYEFAHYRQYADELTRREVDFLIDALGLRGVETILDLACGGGRHSLALAARGWTVVGLDAAASVLAHARAAAAEQGLRVEFVIGDMRDLPYHERFDVVLLMNSSLGFFDDATNQAVLHGIARALVPGGKVLIQCLNPYQIERYLRDFRSGWYPIGSGFVLREARFDPRRATLEIDYRYIDASRGIDVTHPGDQIRLYGFPELTAMLRAAGLRPLSVFGDAALPPVPFTEESVWQVVIATRDRTVRMEAEDADHAHR